One genomic segment of Rivularia sp. PCC 7116 includes these proteins:
- the larB gene encoding nickel pincer cofactor biosynthesis protein LarB, with protein sequence MTEEKALQSLLKAVANGTITTDAAFSQLKDLAYEPVDDFAKIDHHRSLRTGFPEVIWGQDKTPEQIARIMNVMRLRNQVVMATRITPEAFATLQPKVRDLRYYQSARICAIAPLQIEVRYSGKIGILSAGTADLPVAEEAAVTAELSGFEVERLWDVGVAGIHRLLNNRHVIESATVLIVVAGMEGALPSVVAGLADSPVIAVPTSIGYGASFGGLAPLLTMLNSCAAGIGVVNIDNGFGAAVLAGQILRSAEKLRMA encoded by the coding sequence AGCAGTTGCTAACGGAACTATAACTACCGATGCAGCATTTTCTCAACTCAAAGATTTAGCTTACGAACCTGTAGATGATTTTGCTAAAATTGACCATCACCGCTCTTTGAGAACTGGTTTCCCAGAAGTCATTTGGGGGCAAGATAAAACCCCCGAACAAATCGCTCGGATTATGAATGTGATGCGTTTACGAAATCAAGTTGTGATGGCAACTCGCATCACTCCTGAAGCTTTCGCAACTCTACAGCCAAAAGTAAGGGATTTACGCTACTACCAATCCGCTCGAATCTGCGCGATCGCACCTCTTCAAATTGAAGTTCGATATTCCGGTAAAATTGGTATTCTTTCTGCTGGAACAGCCGATTTACCAGTTGCGGAAGAAGCAGCGGTAACGGCAGAACTTTCTGGGTTTGAGGTAGAAAGATTATGGGATGTAGGAGTAGCGGGAATTCACCGTTTGTTAAATAATCGTCACGTGATTGAATCGGCGACAGTGTTAATTGTTGTGGCGGGAATGGAAGGAGCTTTACCCAGCGTTGTCGCGGGTTTGGCAGACTCTCCCGTAATTGCCGTACCTACCAGCATCGGTTATGGAGCAAGCTTTGGCGGATTAGCTCCCTTACTGACAATGCTGAATTCTTGCGCTGCTGGTATAGGAGTAGTAAATATTGATAATGGATTTGGAGCAGCAGTTTTAGCAGGACAGATATTGCGCTCAGCCGAGAAATTACGGATGGCATAA
- the argH gene encoding argininosuccinate lyase, translated as MTQTSKQTWSQRFESALHPTIARFNASIDFDIELIEYDLTGSVAHAKMLAKCGIISPEEGEQLVTGLEKIRQEYHQGEFLPDVDSEDVHFAVEHRLVEIVGDVGKKLHTGRSRNDQVGTDTRLFLREEIQIIRQQLRDFQAVLVRIAENNVETLIPGYTHLQRAQPLSLAHHLLAYFQMAERDWERLGDVSKRVNISPLGCGALAGTTFPIDRHYSAKLLHFDKVYDNSLDGVSDRDFAIEFLSAASLIMVHLSRLSEEVILWSSEEFGFITLKDSCATGSSIMPQKKNPDVPELVRGKTGRVFGHLQAMLVMMKGLPLAYNKDLQEDKEGLFDGVSTVKACLSAMTILLQEGLEFRTQRLAEAVAEDFSNATDVADYLAARGVPFREAYNLVGKVVKTSIGAGKLLKDLSLEEWKQLHPKFDKDIYEAISPRQVVAARNSYGGTGFEQVKQALQVARSIIGE; from the coding sequence ATGACACAAACATCAAAACAAACCTGGAGCCAAAGATTTGAATCGGCGTTGCATCCTACGATTGCCCGCTTTAATGCCAGCATTGATTTTGATATTGAATTAATTGAATACGATTTAACGGGTTCGGTTGCTCATGCCAAGATGTTGGCGAAGTGCGGCATTATTTCTCCGGAAGAAGGGGAACAGTTAGTTACTGGTTTGGAAAAAATCCGTCAGGAATATCATCAAGGTGAATTTTTACCAGATGTAGACTCGGAAGATGTACATTTTGCTGTCGAACATCGTTTGGTGGAAATTGTCGGCGATGTCGGTAAAAAACTGCATACCGGACGTTCTCGTAACGACCAAGTTGGTACGGATACGAGACTTTTTTTAAGAGAAGAAATTCAAATAATTCGTCAACAGTTGCGAGATTTTCAAGCTGTTTTAGTTAGAATCGCCGAAAACAACGTTGAAACTTTGATTCCCGGTTACACTCATTTACAACGCGCTCAACCTCTAAGCTTAGCTCATCATCTCTTAGCTTATTTTCAAATGGCGGAACGAGATTGGGAACGTCTTGGAGATGTTTCTAAACGTGTAAATATTTCACCTTTGGGATGCGGTGCTTTAGCTGGAACTACTTTTCCTATTGATAGACATTACAGCGCCAAGTTATTGCATTTTGACAAGGTTTATGATAATAGTCTCGATGGAGTCAGCGACAGAGATTTTGCCATTGAATTTTTGAGTGCTGCGAGTTTAATAATGGTTCATCTGAGCAGGTTATCGGAAGAAGTAATTTTATGGTCTTCTGAAGAATTCGGCTTTATTACCTTAAAAGATAGCTGCGCTACGGGTTCGAGTATTATGCCGCAGAAGAAAAATCCCGACGTGCCGGAATTGGTGCGAGGAAAAACTGGCAGAGTATTTGGTCATCTGCAAGCAATGTTGGTAATGATGAAGGGATTACCGCTCGCTTATAACAAGGATTTACAAGAAGATAAAGAAGGCTTGTTTGATGGAGTTAGTACCGTAAAAGCCTGTTTATCAGCAATGACAATTTTGCTGCAAGAAGGTTTAGAGTTTCGCACTCAACGGTTAGCAGAAGCTGTAGCAGAAGATTTTTCTAATGCTACCGATGTCGCAGATTATCTAGCAGCGCGGGGTGTTCCCTTCCGAGAAGCTTATAATCTCGTGGGTAAGGTCGTAAAAACCAGCATTGGAGCCGGTAAACTTTTGAAAGATTTGAGTTTAGAAGAATGGAAACAACTCCATCCTAAATTTGACAAGGATATTTATGAAGCAATATCACCCCGTCAAGTCGTAGCCGCACGCAATAGCTATGGTGGAACGGGTTTCGAGCAGGTTAAGCAAGCATTACAGGTTGCTCGTTCTATAATTGGGGAATAG
- a CDS encoding NUDIX hydrolase, which translates to MNVAALFGAAVQSTRTLWRYGQTILGIIFRHPIIGTSIIPILPDGRIVLIKRRDNGLWSLPGGMVDWGEDVPTTIERELMEETGLELVKIRRLVGVYSAPDRDPRIHSICVVAEAEVKGEMEIQDTLEASEIQAFPRNSLPKEPMSHDHYRQLQDYLNNLTILA; encoded by the coding sequence TTGAACGTTGCTGCTTTATTTGGTGCAGCCGTACAGTCTACGCGGACTTTATGGCGCTATGGACAAACAATTTTAGGTATTATATTTCGTCATCCGATAATCGGAACAAGTATTATTCCGATATTACCTGATGGTCGGATTGTACTGATTAAACGAAGAGACAACGGTTTGTGGTCTTTACCTGGTGGAATGGTAGATTGGGGAGAAGATGTTCCCACGACAATTGAACGTGAATTGATGGAAGAAACCGGATTGGAGCTAGTAAAAATTCGCCGCTTAGTTGGAGTTTACTCAGCACCAGATAGGGACCCCAGAATCCACTCAATTTGTGTTGTTGCAGAAGCGGAAGTCAAAGGGGAAATGGAGATTCAAGACACTTTAGAAGCAAGCGAAATTCAAGCTTTTCCTCGCAACTCTTTACCAAAAGAACCCATGTCCCACGACCATTATCGCCAATTACAAGACTATTTAAATAACTTGACAATATTGGCATAA
- a CDS encoding alpha/beta fold hydrolase has translation MDTMLFRNSRRKLSQGLLFWREVGNGTPVVFLHGAWCDSSEWVSTMELISRNFHCFAPDLLGFGESEYPDIHHAIDLQVDCLVEFLQALKLEKVYLVGHSLGAWIAASCALKYPERVQGLVLVSPEGVEIDGQQKRWQTMRRLIKGPSLIFRFLQVFRPLAKMFGWETKIEEDLQQRRILLENPTATQLLYQRQYPEIEAELLQEKLDLIQIPVLVLQGGKDTPDALTRSKIYARLTPQAELKMIAHGEDDLPQSCASIVAEEIRGFLNKGQ, from the coding sequence ATGGATACGATGTTATTTCGTAACTCTCGGAGAAAACTTTCCCAAGGGTTATTATTCTGGCGTGAAGTTGGTAATGGTACACCGGTAGTTTTTTTGCACGGTGCTTGGTGCGATAGCAGCGAGTGGGTATCGACAATGGAATTAATCTCCCGAAACTTTCATTGTTTTGCTCCCGACTTATTAGGATTTGGCGAGTCAGAGTATCCTGACATTCACCATGCAATTGATTTACAAGTTGATTGTTTGGTTGAATTTCTACAGGCTTTAAAATTAGAGAAAGTATATTTAGTAGGACATTCTTTAGGAGCATGGATTGCTGCTAGTTGTGCTTTAAAGTATCCAGAAAGAGTCCAAGGTTTAGTATTAGTATCACCTGAAGGCGTGGAAATAGATGGACAGCAAAAACGTTGGCAAACCATGCGGCGCTTAATCAAAGGTCCTTCATTAATATTTAGGTTTTTACAAGTATTTCGTCCTTTAGCTAAAATGTTTGGTTGGGAAACAAAAATAGAAGAAGACTTGCAGCAAAGAAGAATTTTATTAGAAAATCCGACGGCAACTCAATTATTGTATCAACGGCAGTATCCAGAAATTGAAGCTGAATTATTGCAAGAGAAATTGGATTTGATTCAGATTCCGGTTTTAGTATTGCAAGGTGGAAAAGATACTCCAGATGCTTTAACAAGAAGTAAGATATATGCTCGACTTACTCCTCAAGCTGAGTTAAAAATGATTGCTCATGGAGAAGATGATTTACCTCAATCTTGTGCTTCAATTGTTGCTGAAGAAATCAGAGGTTTTCTTAATAAAGGTCAGTAA
- a CDS encoding pantothenate kinase yields MFSNPSKTWLALIIGNSRLHWGLFNQNKLIKAWDTNYLSTPSPPSTPSPLLIIASVVPSQTKLWQNHPNAKFITLNEIPLNNLYPTLGIDRALSLLGAGETWGFPILVIDAGTALTFTGADNNRNLIGGAILPGLGLQFSTLTNKTGQLPSVELPQQLPLRYAVNTQQAIQSGIIYTIIAGIKDFIAAWLKDFPESNVVITGGDRTVLFNYLKSQYPEIAAKIVVEKNLILWGIQKTIM; encoded by the coding sequence GTGTTCTCAAATCCCTCAAAAACTTGGCTAGCATTAATAATCGGCAACTCCCGCTTACACTGGGGTTTATTCAACCAAAATAAACTGATAAAAGCCTGGGATACCAATTACTTATCTACCCCCTCTCCCCCCTCCACCCCCTCTCCTCTTCTAATAATTGCTTCCGTAGTCCCCAGTCAAACGAAACTGTGGCAAAATCACCCAAACGCAAAATTTATAACCTTAAACGAAATCCCCCTCAACAACCTATATCCCACATTAGGAATTGATCGCGCCTTATCTTTACTTGGTGCTGGTGAAACCTGGGGTTTTCCAATATTAGTAATTGATGCAGGTACCGCACTTACATTCACAGGTGCCGATAACAACCGTAATTTAATTGGCGGCGCAATATTACCAGGATTGGGTTTACAATTTTCAACTCTTACTAACAAAACCGGGCAGTTACCAAGCGTCGAATTACCGCAACAGCTTCCACTACGGTATGCAGTAAATACTCAACAAGCAATTCAAAGCGGAATTATCTACACAATAATCGCAGGAATCAAAGATTTTATCGCAGCGTGGTTAAAAGATTTTCCCGAAAGCAATGTTGTGATAACAGGAGGCGATCGCACTGTATTATTCAATTATTTAAAATCGCAATATCCAGAAATTGCGGCAAAAATAGTCGTAGAAAAAAACTTAATTTTATGGGGAATACAAAAAACTATAATGTAG
- a CDS encoding HEAT repeat domain-containing protein, which yields MQNLLQDERQWVRRMAIAVFGEYVDKSQITILIKLLKDKNIHIRCKAISALGEIADDSLLEIIIEALNDEDHQVRGITVKALGRIGGKLAEELIIHAFLDQNDFVSKKVFETLLKIDKNKAIQLIFLASQCYDAEVRRKAALFLGRIVNKANYVSDLPLLINLLNDVNSKVRKTAVEELMMLKYGMESPEFKALREEYNKFYCKAEIDIEKIINESDLSTLLLKSVGHDYHGRKAANKAIDIEIAKAGNVEDTKESFITALQHENPNIRCGAANYIGKIGGKSVIPNLLEALQDEEPKVRSRTIVSLISIADKSIIIPALLKLLKDENYRVRSLAAYELGNIADDSTAIPSVSFANALIETLQDKAIDVRRSAICALNKIDSEQAAEVISASLPYKDNFIDNIAASILSKHGKLEYITHLWKALVQAKYINQAKEINFHSATDNLYSTIEKIQQQHQIYNPKFC from the coding sequence CTGCAAAACTTATTACAAGATGAGCGTCAATGGGTTCGTAGAATGGCGATCGCCGTGTTTGGGGAATATGTTGATAAGTCACAAATCACTATACTTATCAAGTTATTAAAAGATAAAAATATACATATTCGTTGTAAAGCTATTTCGGCTTTAGGCGAAATAGCAGATGATTCGCTGTTAGAAATTATTATTGAAGCTTTGAATGATGAAGACCATCAAGTTCGTGGTATAACCGTTAAAGCTTTAGGACGGATTGGTGGAAAGTTAGCAGAAGAATTAATAATTCATGCTTTTTTAGATCAAAATGACTTCGTTAGTAAAAAAGTATTTGAAACGCTATTAAAAATAGATAAAAATAAAGCTATTCAATTAATATTCTTAGCTTCTCAATGTTATGATGCTGAAGTTCGTAGAAAAGCTGCTTTATTCTTAGGAAGAATTGTGAATAAAGCAAATTACGTTTCCGATTTGCCTTTATTAATTAATCTGTTGAATGATGTCAATTCAAAAGTTCGGAAAACAGCAGTTGAAGAGCTAATGATGCTTAAATATGGGATGGAATCACCAGAGTTTAAAGCCTTAAGGGAGGAATATAATAAATTCTATTGTAAAGCGGAGATAGACATCGAAAAAATTATTAATGAATCTGATTTGTCTACTTTGCTCCTCAAATCTGTAGGTCATGATTATCATGGTCGTAAAGCAGCGAATAAAGCTATAGATATTGAAATAGCGAAGGCTGGAAATGTCGAAGATACCAAAGAAAGTTTTATTACAGCTTTACAACATGAAAATCCTAATATACGTTGTGGAGCGGCTAATTATATAGGAAAAATAGGCGGTAAGTCGGTTATTCCAAACTTGCTTGAAGCGTTGCAAGATGAAGAACCAAAAGTGCGTTCAAGAACTATTGTCTCATTGATATCAATTGCAGATAAATCTATAATAATTCCGGCTTTACTTAAATTATTAAAAGATGAAAATTATAGAGTACGTTCTTTGGCAGCCTATGAATTAGGAAATATTGCAGATGATTCCACGGCGATACCTTCGGTGAGCTTCGCTAACGCATTAATTGAAACATTGCAAGATAAAGCGATTGATGTTAGACGTTCAGCGATTTGTGCTTTGAATAAAATTGATAGCGAACAAGCAGCAGAAGTGATTTCAGCATCATTACCTTATAAAGATAATTTTATTGATAATATTGCGGCTTCAATTTTAAGCAAACATGGGAAACTAGAATATATTACTCATCTATGGAAAGCTTTAGTACAAGCTAAATATATTAATCAAGCTAAAGAGATTAATTTTCATTCTGCTACTGATAACTTATACTCCACAATCGAAAAAATCCAGCAGCAACATCAAATTTATAATCCTAAATTCTGTTAA
- a CDS encoding HEAT repeat domain-containing protein: MQSNKNNQSLVSQLPQLSDEQVKRDYLNHFEYTEIIAAILSLINDVEALRLVRLALDVDLMLGAFLAGKVKAKLQKVTIGWIENLEILDNLKIELLGRTKSEFAIPFLARTLNEEKELISARVEIDLYFKGEIEEAPEEELFYQAYHYENLSTQTADILGNFGGESATKLLITALSDERKSVRENAVIALGNIKNNLAIAALVTASKNEDDEISYRAIYGLGEIGSDLALEVLISALADNKNYIAEDAARALGKIGGEVAVEASIHFLLDEDDRVCKSCAAALVEIGNERGISLLFSFLNRDDANLRQAAVYGLRDIREKLILSALLPMLQDKNVRVRREAVFAVAHIISPPDASEDDINQFSENEKKSVAVALLKMLVDKDEEVRRRVVLVLERIADESIAPQLIKALQHNNPEVRACAARLLGIIGYQDAVKKLFPLLQDKNPSARVNAAHALAKLGEESVIPFLTKMLADEKNPSAREIVILGLGETRNPIVIPTLIEILKDETNSSARENAIRALQDIGGESAEAAIIDVLLKDEDFCVCDKAAYALGAIGGEKSVIALRQALLNRYIKLTQNYL, encoded by the coding sequence ATGCAGTCAAATAAAAATAATCAATCTCTTGTTTCTCAACTTCCCCAATTAAGTGATGAGCAAGTTAAAAGAGATTATTTAAATCATTTTGAGTATACGGAAATTATCGCTGCAATACTTTCGTTGATTAATGATGTAGAAGCTTTGCGGTTGGTAAGGTTGGCTTTGGATGTTGATTTGATGTTGGGTGCTTTTTTGGCTGGTAAGGTTAAGGCGAAGCTACAAAAAGTAACTATAGGTTGGATTGAGAATTTAGAAATACTGGATAATTTGAAAATTGAGTTATTAGGTAGAACAAAGTCTGAATTTGCAATTCCTTTTTTAGCAAGAACATTAAATGAAGAAAAAGAATTAATTAGTGCCAGAGTTGAGATAGATTTATATTTTAAAGGTGAAATCGAAGAAGCACCAGAAGAAGAATTATTTTATCAAGCTTACCATTATGAAAATTTAAGTACCCAAACAGCGGATATTTTAGGAAACTTTGGTGGAGAGTCGGCAACAAAGTTGTTAATTACAGCTTTATCAGATGAGCGTAAATCAGTTCGAGAAAATGCTGTAATAGCTTTGGGAAATATTAAAAATAACTTGGCGATCGCTGCATTAGTTACAGCTTCAAAAAATGAAGATGATGAAATTAGCTATAGAGCAATTTATGGTTTAGGAGAAATTGGTTCGGATTTAGCTCTAGAAGTTTTAATTAGTGCTTTAGCAGATAACAAAAATTATATTGCTGAAGATGCCGCTCGTGCTTTGGGAAAAATTGGTGGAGAAGTCGCGGTAGAAGCGTCAATTCACTTTTTACTTGATGAAGATGACAGGGTTTGTAAAAGTTGTGCTGCTGCGTTGGTTGAAATTGGAAATGAAAGAGGAATTAGTCTTTTATTTTCATTTCTAAATCGTGATGATGCGAATTTACGTCAAGCTGCTGTTTATGGATTAAGAGATATCCGCGAAAAGCTTATTTTATCAGCTTTGCTGCCAATGTTGCAGGATAAAAACGTTCGAGTTCGTCGGGAAGCTGTTTTTGCAGTAGCACATATTATTTCACCACCTGATGCATCTGAAGACGATATCAATCAATTTTCAGAAAACGAAAAAAAATCTGTTGCTGTTGCGTTGTTAAAAATGCTCGTTGACAAAGATGAAGAAGTACGTCGGAGAGTAGTTTTAGTTTTGGAAAGAATCGCCGATGAATCAATTGCACCTCAATTAATTAAAGCATTGCAGCATAATAATCCAGAGGTAAGAGCTTGTGCTGCAAGGTTGTTAGGGATTATCGGATATCAAGATGCTGTTAAGAAACTATTTCCACTATTACAAGATAAAAACCCTAGCGCTAGAGTAAATGCTGCTCATGCTTTAGCAAAACTAGGTGAAGAATCTGTAATTCCCTTCTTAACTAAAATGCTTGCTGATGAAAAAAACCCTAGCGCTAGAGAAATTGTGATTCTTGGATTGGGAGAAACTCGAAATCCGATAGTTATTCCAACACTCATCGAAATTCTCAAAGATGAAACAAACTCTAGTGCTAGGGAAAATGCAATTCGTGCTTTACAAGATATTGGTGGTGAATCAGCAGAAGCTGCAATAATTGATGTTTTATTGAAAGACGAAGATTTTTGCGTTTGCGATAAAGCTGCTTATGCTTTAGGTGCGATAGGTGGAGAAAAATCTGTAATTGCATTGCGTCAAGCTTTATTAAACCGTTACATAAAACTTACCCAAAACTACCTATAA
- a CDS encoding RNA-guided endonuclease TnpB family protein has translation MLLGFKTELKLNNNQRTVLLKHCGVSRHAWNWGLALTRAILEHNKINPDSKIKFPSAIDLHKYLIALVKSENPWYYECSKSAPQYSLRNLSTAWKRCFKKVSGQPRFKKKGKNDSFTLEGTCKTIDSFTIQVPRVGKLKTYEKLPQRDKIKSVTISRQADRWFISFKIDTQIQENRKARGTEDSVPQTLHNTTVVGIDLGVKVLATLSTGEVIEGAKSYRTFKAKLSRLQWLNRNKIIGSKNSRKTQLKIARLHRKIANIRKDTIHKFTSLLAKNHGTIVIEDLNVSGMMKNHKLAGAIADMGFYEVRRQLEYKCKMYGSKLVVLDRWFPSSKTCSNCGHKKEILSLSERLFDCENCNFTAYRDLNAAINLCKAVS, from the coding sequence ATGTTACTCGGATTTAAAACAGAATTAAAATTAAATAACAATCAAAGAACTGTTTTACTCAAACATTGTGGAGTTTCTAGACATGCTTGGAATTGGGGATTAGCATTAACCCGCGCAATATTAGAGCATAATAAAATTAATCCTGATTCTAAAATAAAATTTCCAAGTGCGATTGATTTACATAAATATTTAATAGCTTTAGTAAAATCAGAAAATCCTTGGTACTATGAGTGTTCTAAATCTGCACCGCAATACTCTTTAAGAAACTTATCTACTGCTTGGAAACGATGTTTCAAAAAAGTTAGCGGTCAACCAAGATTTAAAAAGAAAGGAAAAAATGATTCATTTACTTTAGAGGGAACTTGTAAGACTATAGATAGTTTTACTATTCAAGTTCCCAGAGTAGGTAAATTAAAAACATATGAGAAGTTACCTCAACGAGATAAAATAAAATCAGTTACTATTTCTCGTCAAGCAGATAGATGGTTTATTAGTTTTAAAATTGATACCCAAATCCAAGAAAACCGTAAAGCTCGCGGGACAGAGGATTCTGTCCCGCAGACTTTACATAATACAACAGTTGTAGGTATTGATTTAGGAGTGAAGGTTCTAGCAACTCTATCAACAGGAGAAGTTATAGAAGGTGCTAAGTCATATCGTACTTTTAAGGCGAAATTATCACGATTGCAGTGGTTAAATCGCAATAAAATAATTGGTTCTAAGAATTCGAGAAAGACTCAACTCAAAATAGCTCGACTTCATAGAAAAATTGCCAATATCAGAAAAGATACTATCCATAAATTTACTTCATTATTAGCCAAGAACCACGGAACGATAGTGATAGAAGATTTAAATGTATCGGGAATGATGAAAAATCATAAACTAGCCGGTGCTATAGCTGATATGGGATTTTATGAAGTTAGAAGACAGCTTGAATACAAATGTAAGATGTACGGTTCTAAATTAGTTGTATTAGATAGATGGTTTCCATCATCTAAAACTTGTTCTAATTGTGGTCATAAAAAAGAAATACTTTCTTTAAGTGAAAGACTTTTTGATTGTGAGAACTGTAATTTTACTGCTTACCGCGATTTAAACGCTGCAATAAATTTATGTAAGGCTGTCAGTTAG
- a CDS encoding diflavin flavoprotein, which translates to MVAVTDKVAKKLTMQTAEIADDTTAIRSLDWDRDRFDIEFGLENGTTYNSFIIRGEKTALVDTSHEKFRKLYFDTLNGLINPAEIDYLIISHTEPDHSGLVKDFLQLAPEVTVVGSKVAIQFLENLVHQPFKTQLVKNGDRLDLGNGHELEFVIAPNLHWPDTIFTYDHKTQILFTCDAFGMHYCSDATFDEDLDAISGEYKYYYECLMAPNARSVMSALKRMGELETVGMVATGHGPLLSHNVDELIGRYRNWSKNKAKAEKTVGIFYVSKYGDSDKLAQAVASGVSKTEVAVEMIDLSEDIDLQELREQTSRFTGIILGMPPASDEKLQTALSTILGSVNSKQAVGLFETGGGDDEPIDPVLIKFRELGLKPAFGAIKIKETPNEITYKQCEEAGTDLGQLLNRAKSIKNMKSLDADLDKALGRLSGGLYIITAQQGDVKSAMLASWVNQASFKPLGLTIAVAKDRAIESLMQVGDKFVLNILEEGNYQPLMKHFLKRFRPGADRFEGVKTQPAENGTPILSDALAYVECEVVSRMDAVDHWVVYSTVDAGKVSKADALTAVHHRKVGNHY; encoded by the coding sequence ATGGTAGCAGTTACCGATAAAGTAGCGAAAAAACTCACCATGCAGACTGCGGAGATTGCTGACGACACAACAGCAATTCGCTCTCTGGATTGGGATAGAGACAGATTTGATATCGAGTTCGGTTTGGAAAATGGTACTACCTATAACTCGTTTATCATTCGCGGTGAAAAAACTGCTTTAGTTGATACTTCTCACGAAAAGTTTCGCAAGCTGTATTTTGATACTCTCAACGGATTAATTAATCCAGCAGAAATCGATTATTTAATTATCAGTCATACCGAACCCGATCACAGTGGTTTGGTTAAAGATTTTTTACAGTTAGCACCGGAAGTTACCGTTGTTGGTTCAAAAGTTGCGATTCAGTTTTTGGAAAATCTGGTACACCAACCTTTCAAAACTCAACTTGTAAAGAACGGCGATCGCCTAGATTTAGGCAATGGGCACGAACTCGAATTTGTGATTGCTCCTAACTTACACTGGCCCGATACAATTTTTACTTACGACCATAAAACTCAAATTCTTTTCACCTGCGATGCTTTCGGGATGCATTATTGCTCGGATGCTACTTTCGACGAAGATTTGGATGCAATTAGCGGCGAATACAAATATTACTACGAGTGTTTGATGGCTCCTAACGCTCGCTCTGTAATGTCTGCTCTCAAACGCATGGGTGAATTGGAAACCGTGGGCATGGTAGCCACAGGGCATGGACCACTTTTATCTCATAATGTAGATGAATTAATCGGAAGATATCGCAATTGGAGTAAGAATAAAGCCAAAGCTGAGAAAACAGTTGGTATTTTCTATGTTTCTAAATACGGTGATAGCGATAAACTTGCTCAAGCAGTCGCTAGCGGTGTTTCTAAAACCGAAGTCGCTGTAGAAATGATAGATTTAAGCGAAGATATTGATTTACAAGAATTAAGAGAGCAAACAAGCCGCTTTACTGGAATTATATTGGGAATGCCGCCAGCATCCGATGAAAAACTGCAAACTGCTTTAAGTACCATTTTAGGTTCGGTAAATAGTAAGCAAGCAGTAGGATTATTTGAAACTGGTGGTGGCGATGATGAGCCAATCGATCCAGTTTTGATTAAATTCCGCGAATTAGGTTTAAAACCAGCTTTTGGTGCAATCAAAATTAAAGAAACGCCAAACGAGATTACTTATAAGCAGTGCGAAGAAGCAGGAACTGATTTAGGACAATTATTAAATAGAGCCAAAAGCATCAAAAACATGAAGTCTCTTGATGCTGACTTAGATAAAGCTTTGGGAAGATTGAGTGGTGGTTTGTATATCATTACCGCTCAACAAGGTGACGTAAAAAGCGCGATGTTAGCATCCTGGGTAAACCAAGCTAGTTTTAAACCTTTGGGATTAACAATTGCAGTTGCTAAAGACAGAGCAATTGAATCTTTGATGCAGGTTGGCGATAAATTCGTTTTAAATATTCTCGAAGAAGGAAACTATCAACCCTTGATGAAACATTTCCTTAAGCGTTTCCGCCCTGGAGCCGATCGCTTTGAAGGAGTCAAAACCCAACCAGCCGAAAACGGTACCCCAATACTTAGCGACGCATTAGCCTACGTAGAATGTGAAGTTGTCAGCAGAATGGATGCGGTTGACCATTGGGTAGTATACAGCACCGTAGATGCAGGTAAAGTCAGTAAAGCCGACGCATTAACCGCAGTACACCACAGAAAAGTTGGAAATCATTATTAA